From Chthoniobacterales bacterium, a single genomic window includes:
- a CDS encoding VCBS repeat-containing protein has product MKRLTLTLTAAILAFPAFVRSAAPTEENGRELVASADFNNDGEPDVVIADKDNGQVRVALGQAGGAFAVSGPQVIFPKISGLTVGRIFATNRVDALLLEPQSGLSAVRLSGTNAFSVTPFHPMGIGPSKGLLARLTNATGYEDAVLSTVLNNAPDGTKVETLRNAAGNLKSPVANGSPTNSMTVNRMLPVLTARGSTNALVAISVGSTYGASTLQLHDASDGSMNVATPDATLAMDGNYSVASGFFGPALQPRLIVLKDGMLYAYKVVPSPLAIVAGVANAAPDYSPQIVNPGNTVASVTVVPGQGAAPDRLLLRFTYGTPRAALYDYTPGSPLTLAKALSPSAASTFTGAVALANGEFVLLEGATEDGASSSLGRYDKDGKFVASTALPSGSPLASRGNVIFFNGKPLADPFARIVGAVNAGDWSSGVSTNSPLPSPNNVTKELFLGAAAGLGSASVVSAGSTPAGATHALGSQFADDVSYFNYGAASGPVTDTVTASPAGGHFSSATEIELTSAENARLVGAGSAPDRAIYYRFDANSSEGTWAVYNASKPPVLIQNGTLLFYSTTATGLRSPMGAAEFTFESSGSAMDSDGDGVPDYVEQAYGLDPTAGADTDGDGDSDLAEIAAGTDPSDPDDYIARGSDGSKIGTLNDPSFMLRVYVNGRDGTGASATNRAAASNVVVSVKSPVGSLLGSAPTHITATTSNALADVRNVVAGPTTPYLAAFTPQNFKFNVKASTNYPTPGREMVVLVDSPQLSSILPESYFGGGDISSAATNWVSMLRANYLPTNGTFVLSEGMAGGASVTNAFNVTAAALQAALNATHGGAGWMSRGPVTVTGSMPRFVVSQNAPTNTGLGYTQANSDLEPRTVVALGEKQRADTGKPLIFEIVFTPGTEHVYATNSVPETLTALLVERKLESLLGETSLTLLPGRAGDESRVPLNDTNLTALKSGGIAGVPAYTFAGLRDPIRDTLAATNSKTTNTLALLQLADAVYESSSRTKPADATALTADQIAQVLSNTVPTNVPPAVPMPIDTLRTFIRTGTLSTNVTGITGSTRTNAFNAVAQLLASSVPRPESILTLTLGHGGVFEIPAEPPSFMATPYHLLDASGATYNFNGSISLRPGTRIVVTGYTDVTAPAGSYGQAIEVKSVALLALPTQLGADADGNLLADAWEQAFYGAKGQNPQATGAGGKSLVQLYLDGADPMLGSSTPVADLFPRNVRVNRETNGSYTMRWRFPGAYAEAFSYELQSTLNLTNTFGAVAPADLITTAGDDNELPLGLPSDPKKQFWRLKLHLNR; this is encoded by the coding sequence ATGAAACGTCTCACCCTCACCCTAACCGCCGCCATCCTCGCGTTTCCCGCGTTCGTCCGGTCTGCCGCGCCGACCGAGGAAAACGGCCGCGAGTTGGTCGCCTCCGCGGATTTCAACAACGACGGCGAACCGGACGTGGTCATTGCCGACAAAGACAACGGCCAGGTTCGCGTGGCGCTCGGTCAGGCCGGAGGAGCTTTTGCCGTGTCCGGCCCGCAGGTCATTTTTCCGAAGATCAGCGGGCTGACCGTGGGGCGCATTTTCGCGACCAACCGCGTTGATGCGCTCCTGCTCGAACCCCAGAGCGGCCTTTCCGCAGTCAGACTTTCCGGCACCAATGCGTTTTCCGTCACTCCCTTCCACCCCATGGGTATTGGTCCATCGAAGGGTTTGCTGGCACGCCTGACCAACGCTACCGGCTACGAGGATGCGGTGCTGTCCACTGTGCTGAACAATGCCCCGGACGGCACAAAGGTGGAGACCCTGCGCAATGCGGCCGGCAATCTGAAATCACCGGTGGCCAATGGGAGTCCGACCAATTCGATGACGGTCAACCGCATGCTCCCTGTCTTGACCGCCCGCGGATCGACAAATGCTTTGGTGGCCATCAGCGTGGGATCAACCTACGGCGCCAGCACACTGCAACTTCACGACGCCAGCGATGGGTCGATGAATGTGGCCACTCCGGACGCGACTTTGGCCATGGACGGAAACTACTCCGTGGCCAGCGGGTTCTTTGGCCCCGCGCTGCAACCGCGCCTCATCGTGCTCAAGGACGGCATGCTCTACGCCTACAAAGTCGTGCCCTCGCCATTGGCCATTGTCGCGGGAGTGGCCAATGCGGCGCCGGATTACTCGCCGCAGATCGTGAACCCGGGCAACACGGTGGCGAGCGTCACGGTCGTGCCGGGGCAGGGGGCTGCCCCCGACCGATTGCTCCTTCGTTTCACTTACGGCACGCCGCGGGCCGCGTTGTATGATTACACGCCCGGTTCTCCTCTCACCCTCGCGAAGGCCTTGTCGCCAAGCGCGGCATCGACCTTCACTGGAGCGGTGGCCTTGGCCAATGGCGAATTCGTCCTGCTCGAGGGAGCGACCGAGGATGGTGCTTCGTCCTCGCTCGGACGCTATGACAAAGACGGCAAGTTTGTCGCCTCGACGGCGCTCCCGTCCGGTTCGCCCCTCGCTTCGCGCGGCAATGTGATTTTCTTCAACGGCAAGCCGCTGGCTGATCCCTTCGCCCGCATCGTCGGCGCCGTCAACGCAGGCGACTGGAGCAGCGGCGTTTCGACCAACTCGCCCCTTCCATCGCCGAACAACGTGACCAAGGAACTCTTCCTCGGAGCGGCCGCCGGGCTTGGTTCGGCTTCCGTCGTCAGTGCGGGGAGCACCCCTGCCGGCGCGACCCATGCGCTGGGCAGCCAATTCGCCGACGATGTTTCCTACTTCAACTACGGCGCGGCCTCGGGTCCGGTCACTGACACCGTCACGGCGAGCCCGGCCGGCGGGCATTTCTCCTCCGCCACCGAAATCGAACTCACCTCCGCGGAGAATGCCCGTTTGGTCGGTGCCGGATCCGCGCCGGATCGCGCCATCTACTACCGCTTCGATGCCAACTCGAGCGAGGGAACATGGGCCGTTTACAACGCATCGAAACCCCCTGTGCTCATCCAAAATGGCACCCTGCTTTTCTATTCTACGACCGCGACGGGCCTCCGCAGTCCGATGGGTGCGGCGGAGTTCACCTTCGAATCTTCGGGGTCCGCCATGGACAGCGATGGCGATGGCGTGCCGGATTATGTCGAACAGGCTTACGGGCTCGATCCGACCGCAGGGGCCGACACCGACGGCGACGGCGATTCTGATCTGGCGGAAATCGCCGCGGGCACCGATCCGTCCGACCCTGACGACTACATTGCGCGTGGCAGCGATGGATCGAAAATCGGCACACTCAACGATCCGTCGTTCATGCTGCGCGTTTATGTCAACGGGCGCGATGGCACCGGCGCCTCGGCGACCAATCGCGCGGCCGCCAGCAATGTGGTGGTCTCCGTGAAGTCGCCGGTCGGTTCGTTGCTCGGGAGTGCCCCGACCCACATCACCGCCACGACTTCCAACGCCTTGGCCGATGTCAGGAACGTGGTGGCCGGTCCGACCACGCCGTATCTCGCGGCGTTCACTCCGCAGAATTTCAAGTTCAACGTGAAGGCCAGCACGAATTACCCGACCCCGGGGCGTGAAATGGTCGTGCTGGTGGACTCACCGCAACTTTCCTCGATCCTGCCCGAATCCTATTTCGGTGGCGGCGATATCTCCTCCGCGGCGACGAATTGGGTTTCCATGCTGCGCGCGAATTATCTTCCGACCAACGGGACGTTCGTTCTCAGCGAGGGCATGGCTGGCGGTGCTTCGGTGACCAACGCTTTCAACGTCACGGCCGCGGCTCTGCAGGCCGCGCTGAATGCGACGCACGGCGGCGCCGGCTGGATGAGCCGCGGACCGGTCACCGTGACCGGGTCGATGCCCCGTTTCGTGGTCAGCCAGAATGCCCCGACGAATACCGGCTTGGGTTACACGCAGGCCAATTCCGATCTCGAGCCGAGGACGGTCGTGGCGCTCGGCGAGAAGCAGCGGGCCGACACCGGCAAGCCGCTCATCTTCGAAATCGTGTTCACGCCGGGAACGGAGCATGTCTATGCCACGAATTCAGTCCCTGAAACGCTCACAGCCCTGCTCGTCGAGCGGAAGCTGGAGTCCCTGCTGGGTGAAACCAGTCTCACCCTGCTGCCGGGGCGGGCCGGGGACGAGTCGCGTGTTCCCTTGAACGACACCAATCTGACCGCCCTCAAGTCGGGCGGTATCGCGGGCGTTCCGGCCTACACGTTCGCAGGCCTGCGTGATCCTATCCGCGACACGTTGGCTGCCACCAACTCGAAGACAACGAACACACTGGCCCTGCTGCAACTGGCGGACGCGGTTTACGAATCCAGCAGCCGCACGAAGCCGGCGGATGCCACGGCTTTAACGGCGGACCAAATCGCCCAGGTTCTCTCCAACACCGTGCCGACCAATGTTCCGCCGGCTGTGCCGATGCCGATCGACACCCTGCGCACATTCATCCGCACCGGGACCCTGTCGACCAATGTCACCGGCATCACGGGCTCCACCAGGACCAACGCTTTCAACGCTGTAGCCCAGTTGCTTGCTTCGTCCGTGCCGCGTCCGGAGAGCATTCTGACCCTGACCCTCGGGCACGGTGGCGTGTTTGAAATACCGGCCGAGCCCCCGAGTTTCATGGCGACTCCCTACCATCTGCTCGATGCCAGCGGCGCAACCTACAATTTCAATGGCAGCATTTCGCTGCGTCCGGGGACGCGCATCGTGGTCACGGGATACACCGATGTCACGGCGCCCGCCGGTTCTTACGGACAGGCCATCGAGGTGAAGTCCGTGGCTCTCCTCGCTTTGCCCACGCAATTAGGCGCCGATGCCGACGGCAATCTGCTGGCGGACGCCTGGGAGCAGGCGTTCTACGGGGCGAAAGGACAGAATCCGCAGGCCACGGGCGCCGGCGGCAAATCGCTCGTGCAACTTTACCTCGACGGAGCCGATCCGATGCTCGGTTCAAGCACGCCCGTGGCCGACCTGTTCCCGCGCAACGTGCGCGTCAACCGGGAGACAAATGGCAGTTACACCATGCGCTGGCGGTTCCCCGGCGCCTACGCGGAAGCCTTCAGCTACGAATTGCAAAGCACGCTAAATTTGACGAACACCTTCGGGGCGGTTGCTCCCGCGGATCTCATCACAACCGCCGGCGACGACAACGAGTTGCCCCTCGGCCTGCCGTCAGATCCAAAGAAGCAATTCTGGCGGCTAAAATTGCATCTCAACCGCTGA
- a CDS encoding beta-lactamase family protein: MRNHATGAQTLAEVYHPSIFGGAGGIVSTLEDVRVWIEAVGRGDLVSAQSQSERLDLVPLAEGFGYGFGVMDAEGWVGHNGSYPPGYQTIGLYDPALDQTMVVLANSYSTDGYHFPDEVASQLRPLLVPEPSTYSLLALAAAGLGACLLRRCV; encoded by the coding sequence ATGCGGAATCACGCCACGGGCGCGCAAACTTTAGCCGAGGTCTACCATCCGTCCATTTTCGGCGGGGCAGGGGGTATCGTTTCGACCTTGGAAGACGTGCGGGTTTGGATCGAGGCGGTGGGGCGCGGCGACTTGGTGTCTGCCCAAAGCCAGAGCGAGCGTCTTGATCTGGTCCCGCTCGCCGAGGGCTTCGGCTACGGTTTTGGTGTCATGGATGCCGAGGGTTGGGTTGGGCACAACGGCAGCTATCCGCCCGGCTACCAAACCATTGGCCTTTATGATCCGGCGCTGGACCAGACGATGGTCGTCCTCGCCAATTCGTATTCTACCGACGGCTACCACTTCCCCGACGAGGTGGCCTCGCAACTCAGGCCCCTGCTTGTGCCAGAGCCGTCGACGTATTCGTTACTGGCCTTGGCCGCGGCTGGTCTCGGTGCCTGCCTCTTGCGGCGTTGCGTCTAG